The stretch of DNA GTCATACTGCAGCATCTCTCTCATTTCTGATAGAATAATCAAAATGCAATGTTACGCTTTATCAGCATGCTGTGTCTTTCTCCGCTCTGTCATTTTGCTCCTGTCTCAGATCTATGTGAGGATGACCGTGAAACTGCAAAGCctgcagagaacacagagaacgcTGAAACTACCGAGCCGACCACGCAGTAAGGCCGAGCCTGTCAGTGTCCTTGTCCCCGTGAATGGCTTCTACACACCCAAACAAACCGTGTTTAACAAATGCATAGTAGGTAGTAGAATTGTGCTATGATCTGCATGGCCTTTGGTGTAGTTCTGTGCTGTGGAACAAAACCTCTGATCTTGGGTCGTTCAGGTGGTTAGACAAGTTCAAGTCGTGCTGGTATAAAAGTCTGTAAAAAGTACTGTATTGACTGAAATGTGTTGTAACGTTACTGTGAGTTCCTGCCCAGCAAACTGTAAGACCTTTCATGATTTAATACAATAAAAGTGAAATCTGAAAAGCGCATGGCATGTTTTGGCAGACAGCGGCTGAAAAATCCACTTAAATGCATTTCAGTCTTTGTGAATTGTTGGATGTATAACTGGTTATTTTTAATCAGCTGTGTGAGTTAAATGAGAATAAGTGTTAATCTGCTTCTGTATTGTGTTCTCTATATAGAGAGCAGGTGGCTCTCCTGCCGGCTCCTCTTGTATTGctatgtattcttttttttattattattatttcctaaTAAACCTGTCTTCCCATGCATGAAAATGCCTGAAGTTTGGTACATAGCTTCATTCCCATACCAAATGGCACCCACCAAATTTTTGGGGCAAATTAGTAGTCACAGATAgtatattttaaaacatatatatatatatttaaaaaaaaaaaaatcactaaaaaaaaaaaaaaaaaaacaatgctacagatctgacaaaacattttgaacTCTGGTACTAGTGGTTGCATGAAGACACAAAAGACGTTTTTAgtaaaactgtcaaaataagTGTTACTAGAGCCACAAATCACACGAAAAATGCTACAAAGCATCTTTacacctgcacaaataaaaTTATTGTGGGATTTTTCATGTGATCAAAAATTGCCCACAGTGCATGAAGTACCTAACTGCCACCGCACACTGCCTCTGTAATCTGACTTGACTCCCAGCTTACACGATGGCCAGTCTTCATGTGAAAACTTACAAAAAAAGTTGCTGTAATAGGCAAAAATCTCACAACtctacaacaaaaaaatcattttaaaaattatttggaTTCCATTCTTGTGAGAGACATTATAAGAGAAAATAGAGCTTCTGTAATGATTAGTTTTGGGGTTATGAAGCATTTAgtttttgttggaaaaaaaaaaaaaaaattagagatATTTTTAAGTTGTCTTGATAAAGAATGCAGTGGTTATCCTGCAGCCTGATGGTTGCTTTTACTTTAATTGCTTTACTTACTTTCCTTACTGATGTCATGTACACCTGCAGCCATTCTTATTGAAACTAGCATTCAAGCTGGCCAAATTAATGGCTGCCTCCAGTTCTAATttactgttgcttttttttcttccctaattcagaaaaaatggTGGCCATCTGATTTCTGTCTCTGCATTGAAACATTTCTTTATCCCTTTTCAAATACGACACACTCAAATGACTCATACCTTCAGACTACACGGTCTATCAAAAACACAGCTCCTGTGAAATACAATTAAGTTcccagaaacacaaacaaagacttTTTGCCGGGTAACATCTCCAGGAAGGGGAGAAAGAAGACATCAAAATGTGAAACTGTGCCCCCCTAACCACAAGAGGTCCACAGAGCAACCTTTGATCCTCTGTGAGAAAGGCTGCCTCAGGGCCCTTCGAAACGCGTCTACAGCCAAAAACAAGGCTTGGCCTTGAGCCGGGTTCATTCAGGGCAGCAGCAAGGGCGATGCAGGACTAGGCCAGACTGTGGAGCAGGCCATTCAGTGCTGAGTAAAAGAAATCTGCATGGCTCTGCGTGGTCATTTTTAAGACCTTCATTGGTGCATTTGAGCATGTAAAGaatcccctcctcccccccatATTAGCAGTTGCACAACAGCGGTTTTGTTTGAAACACCAGGGGGACAATGAATCAGCATTAGAGCTTTTCTGATGCAGCCTCAGCAACATCCTCCGCAGTGCCACCGCTCGCTCCCTCTCGCTCTTCATCTCTCGCCCTGATCATGGCTCTCTGTGTCGTCGTGTCACTGTTGGCTCTCACTTCCCTCAGTGCTGCATCTGCACCTGACTGTAAGGACTTAGTCAAACCTTTTATACCAGAGGACCCTAAACTGGTAAGTTGTGCTCACActcttttgtaaaaaaaaaaaaaaaaagttttatttgctttttgatgaacactaaaaaaaaattgtgcataATGTTAATAAATCTGCTATATTCAATtgaacattttgtgtttgtaagCTTCTCAGAATTTTTCtttcaatgggaaaaaaagcctttttctCTTTGATGTGCAGGTGTTTGGAAAATGGGTGTATGTGATGGGCTCTGGTGACCCTAAGCCTTATCACAAAGCCCTGGAGTCTCTAAAAAGCTCCTGGATAGACCTGTCTCCCACTTTGGACAGCCAGATTGTGCTTTTGCGTTGGGGAGATTACTGCTTGTAAGTCTGGTGAATTTAGTTTATACCAGTAGATGTTAAATGACCCatatataaaaaattaataaataattgcaCTATCGTATATTTGATTACTCGTGTCTTTCAGTAATCGGTGTATCCTGGGTGAAGCAAATGCAACAGTATTGGGACTTGCCACCACATTTCGCAGTAAGTGAGCATCAGAATACGACATAGAGcgtaaaaaaagaacaagaaaaaaacataaaatggagTAGCTAATGTCTGCTATTGAATGGATGAGTAGATGTGACATTGGCTTATGCACAAATAGAACCTttaactgaattaaaaatattGAGATATTCAAAACTGAAACCAAAAGACATAATATAACAATTCAATCTCTTTGCTGTCTGCTTGCAAAGAAAACCTGTCAGATCACAAAGGCCACATTCTGCAGACCTGCTCTGACTGCCTGCTGTGGACAGACACCTTTCGGAACGGGGACGTCACTGGGCGGTACCTCATGCAGTTCAGTAAGTCCTGTCCAAGTTCCTCCAGTCATAATATTTCAGGGTCAGGCATTCAAACATATATACTCCCCTCACACTGTATCATACTCATTAAGTTTTTAATTCTCCTTTCCCTCTAAGCGAGAACAGGAAAAATTGATCCCAAAGATGTAGAAATTTTCAAGAAACAGGTTGGGTGTCTGAACTTTCCAGAGAACTTCCACAGCTATGATGGGAAAACAGGTCAGTAGCtctattttctcctctccttacTACCCCTTTCCTGTTGTATCATTTTAGCTAAAACCACAGCCTCACTTACATGATACAACCTAGATCCTTACTGGCATCAAGACCACAAGTTGACGACCACAAGTTACACAAGTAACCACAAGgtggtgatgatgtgttttgcaACGTTACATTCACCACCACAGAGAATTTAATCATATGTGGAGCAATGGCATACAGCATGCTCACAGTCAGGAAATGGCAATGGAGCAAACATCCTCCCTGATATCAGGGGAGCGGGCTGGCATGCATCACAATCCTATTTGCATTCTTCAACTCTTCCCTTTCATTTTAaccctttttccccccctgtgTTTTAGAGCTGTGCCCAGACAACAAGGAGAGTACAGAGTGAGCAAGAAAAAGAGGCTGAAGATGCGTGAATGCTAGTGTTCAGTAAAATAAATTCTCTAGGTTTGCTGTGACTGCATTATATCGACTCAAGTACCAATTATTGTatgctttttgcattttcagtatcatgtacacacatattTGGCCTCATGAATGCCAAAAATCCAAGTAATTAATAACTACATTCAACGTGTTTTCTTTACAGTATGTGTATATTtacttggtaaaaaaaaaaaaaaaaaaaaatacttacagTTCATGACATATTGCATTATGAAACAAGACCAAAATGTTTAATACATTAGATGTAATTTTTCTCATGAATAAACCTTAGTATTGTACACTAACTGCTTAACTCTCATAATTCATTCGAAACAAACAATGGGAAAGAATGGCAGATCAATTTCACAAAGGCCACAGTGAAATTAGTCTGTACTGATGCAGATGGTTATATGATGGCTAAAATGTATGATTACAGAATAACTAAAAGCAAACTTTTGTTTATGTaaacaatgataaaaataaaagttgatgCATAAGTGCAAAGAATTCCACAAAAACCAACATTTTTCCAAACCAACTACATATCTGGAAtaggttttgttgttgttgttgtttttcaaatttcttttGAGTCAACCAAAGCCATTTTGTCCAGCATGATCCAAATCCATTTTGACTGGGATGGCTGATAAATGTAGATGCGCCAGTTTGATGAAGCTCCAAGCTCAACACTAAGTCCCACTCTCTGCTGGTCCCTCTGCCCATGTGCTTAAGCCACCAGCCTCCTGTAATGACTCCCGAGGGCTGTTTGAAGGCTCTCCATCTTGCTTGACTTGGTGCTATCCGTCCGCCCGCTGGTTCTTGTGCTTCCTGTTTCTGAGCTGCTCTCCGGCCCTGGCAGCAACCTGCATCCTAACAATGCTGCCACCTGCTTCTGGCACTGAGAGGAGCCAAAGTAATAGATGACAGGATCCAGACAGCAGCTCAGGCTGCCTACACACATGGACAGCAGGTAGGCCTGGTAGGAGTTGTCACTGCCCTTGTGGGCCACCTGAACATAATGAACCATGAGGATGACGTTAGTGGGCATGAAGCAGGCCACAAACACCAccagcacagccacagccatCACCACTGCCCGGGTCTTCTTGGAGCGGTTCTCCACATTGGCTGCAGCCAGGGCCTGGACGATGCGCACGTAACACACAGCAGTGAAGATCAGagggatgaaaaagaaaacagcagagtaGATGGGGAAGAAGTAAAGGTAGTAAGCCCGTAGTTTGTCCACATCCTGCACATCATGGCAGGTGGTGATACCCAGGTCCGGCAGATGGATGGTCTGCCCTGAGATCAGCAGTGGCGTCACCCCGCCGAGGGCGAGCAGCCACatggcagcacacacagcagaggcagTGTGAGGGCTGCGCCATGTCAGAGAGTCTATGGGGTAAACCACGGCCAGGAACCGGTCTATACTGATACACATCATGAGCAGGACAGAGCAATACATGTTGCAGTAGAAGGCAGCTGTGACAACTCTGCACATGAACGCCCCATAGATCcagttgttgccatggaaatggTAGGCAATCTTGAAGGGAAGGAGCAAGCCAAACACGAGGTCAGCACAGGCCAGGTTCAACATGTAGATCACCGCTGGTTTCCTGGGACGGATCCGACGCACAAACATCACCAAGGCCGCAAGGTTGAGGGGCACGCT from Myripristis murdjan chromosome 9, fMyrMur1.1, whole genome shotgun sequence encodes:
- the f2r gene encoding proteinase-activated receptor 1, with translation MIYSSVGLLVVFSLQCSGFGSKNDTGPSLRTFSGHYVVVTDEPIDYLELSVVDSMRENWDGSGMEQEPVKQHRHHGPHRPTKKHYYVSDEAKGFLQGRLATAFVPTIYTFVFIISVPLNLAALVMFVRRIRPRKPAVIYMLNLACADLVFGLLLPFKIAYHFHGNNWIYGAFMCRVVTAAFYCNMYCSVLLMMCISIDRFLAVVYPIDSLTWRSPHTASAVCAAMWLLALGGVTPLLISGQTIHLPDLGITTCHDVQDVDKLRAYYLYFFPIYSAVFFFIPLIFTAVCYVRIVQALAAANVENRSKKTRAVVMAVAVLVVFVACFMPTNVILMVHYVQVAHKGSDNSYQAYLLSMCVGSLSCCLDPVIYYFGSSQCQKQVAALLGCRLLPGPESSSETGSTRTSGRTDSTKSSKMESLQTALGSHYRRLVA